caaatgggccacatagagagacagtcactacccaacaatggggacaGGATCAAACGGGAAAAGCCCCCTGCTTTCTCCTCTTTTGAACTGTAAAATCCTTAAGGGaggatttagtccagtgctttgcgcacagtaagcgctcaataaataccattgaatgaattgatgatgGTGGTCTTGATGTAGTGCTttctgatttgtacatatttattactccatttatttatttattttgcttgtacatatctgttctatttattttattttgttagtatgtttggatttgttctctgtctcccccttttagactgtgagcccactgtcgggtagggactgtctctaatatgtcgccaacttgtacttcccaagtgcttagtccagtgctctgcacacagtaagcgctcaataaatacgattgattgattgattgattgaaaagccccctgctttctcctcttctaAACTGGCAAGTCCTTAAGGGGggatttaattcagtgctttgcgcaaaataagcgctcagtcaatcaatcaatcgtatttattgagcgcttactgtgtgcagagcaccgtacgaagcgcttgggaagtccaagttggcgacatatagagacggtcccgacccaacagcgggcttacggtctagaagggactcaataaatgcgattgagtgaatgaaaagtacagtgctccgcacacggtaagcgctcaataaatacgattgattgattgaatgattgattgaaaaggcccGGGGTTGTCGGAGCAAGGAGGGAAATCATCAGGTGCGGTGCGTTTAGCTCAGTGTCTCTGTCTCCGTGTTTCTCCCCAGGGGAATTGCTCCGCCTCAGCTCATCAGATGCCACTCAGGCCACGCTAGCCAGCGTGGCACCGGTGTTTGCCGTGGTAAGTCCCGGGCACGGATCCTCCGAGGAACTCCGATAACTAAGTAgacgctccctgagggcaggaacttTCCCCCTTCTCAGCGCTGTATcggtgtatccatcccagtgcttggcacagagttagacccttaatcaatcaatccatcaatcgtatttattgagcacttactgtgtgcagagcactggactaagcgcttgggaagtccaagttggcaacatatagagacagtcccgacccaacagtgggctcacagtctagaagggggggaatgccattataaatgccattattattaggattaccccccactgtcgggtagggaccgtctctagatgttgccaacttggacttccccagtgcttagcacagtgctctgcacacagtaagcgctcagtaaatacgactgattgattgagtagagaagcagcgtggctcagtggaaagagcccgggctttggagtcagaggtcatgggttcaaatcccgggtctgccaagtgtcagctgtgggactttgggcaagtcacttcgcttctctgagcctcagtgacctcatctggaaaatggggatgaagaccgtgagccccccgtgggacaacctgattgccttgtatcctccccagcgcttaggacagtgctttgcacatagtaagcacttaacaaataccatcatcatcatcatcattagaatctctagaagagattcattcattcagccgtatttattgagcgcttactgtatgcagagcaccgtactaagcgcttgggagtcagaggtcataggttcaaatcccggctccaccagctgtcagctgggtgactttgggcaagtcacttcacttctctgggcctcagttccctcatctggaaaatggggatgatgactgcgagcccccgtgtgggacaacctgatcaccctgtaacctccccagcgcttagaacagtgctttgcacatagtaagcgcctaacaaataacagcatcattattattattacaattcagcaacatatagagacggtccctacccaacagcaggctcccggTCTCGGAgagattcattcgtatttattgagcgcttaccgtgtgcagagcactgtactaagcgcttgggaagtccgagttggcaacatatagagccggtcctgaGTTCTGGGAGTAAGACTGTCAGCCTAGAGATGTTTGGCGAGCTTTGTTGAAAAAAGAACATTAACCCCGTGCTTTttcctccccgcccacccccggaGACGAAATTCGACAAGAACGGAAACGTCACGTCTTACGGTGAGTACATGGGGGATGCGCCTCTCGGCCGGTCCGAATCGGGCCGGGACGGTGTCCGAGGGGCGTTCAGGTCACTTTCCGTGCATCctgtgcattttattttgttcgtatgtttggttttgttctctgtcttccccttttagactgtgagcccgctgttgggtagggactgtctctagatgttgccaatttgtacttcccaagcgcttagtacagtgctctgcacatagtaagtgctcaataaatacgattgatgatgatgatgatgactgtctctatatgttgccaacttggacttcccaagcgcttagtacagtgctgtgcacacagtaagcgctgaataaatacgatggattgatccccttttagactgtgagcccactgttggatagggactgtccctatatgttgccaatttgtacttcccaagcgcttagtccagtgctctgcacatagtaagcgctcaataaatacgattgatgatgttgatgatgatgactgtccctatatgttgccaacttggacttcccaagcacttagtacagtgctctgcacacagtaagcgctcaatacatatgatggaTTGATCCCGAATCAAGGTTGAAGCAGAGGAGGTGACGGTAGCGTTCCCCGCAGCCCCATTCTCTGCTTCGGGGCCCAGAGGATGGCTcagattctccgtgcctcagtttcctcatctgtaaaacggggacccgacgcctgtcctccctcccccttaaacctgaatatcttgtcccGATCCCAGGGGGAGAAGGGGTCACGGTTGCTTACAAATTCCTGATTCTTTGGACCAGTGGCCGGCACACTTTTTTGATTTTGTCCAGTAACGGAACCTTTttctccctgtatatatgtttgtacctatttattactctatttatttattttacttgtccatgtctattctatttattttattttgttagtatgtttggttttgttctctgtctccccctttcagactgtgagcccactgttgggtcgggactgtctctagatgttgccaacttggacttcccaagcgcttagtacagtgctctgcacacagtaagcgcttaataaatatgattgattgattgattactttattttacttgtccatatctattctatttattttattttgtcagtatgtttggttttgttctctgtctcccccttttagactgtgagcccactgttgggtcgggactgtctctagatgttgccaacttgtacttcccaagcgcttagcacagtgctctgcacacagtaagcgctcaataaatatgattgattgattgattactttattttacttgtccatatctattctatttattttattttgttagtatgtttggttttgttctctgtctcccccttttagactgtgagcccgctgttgggtaggggctgtctctagatgttgccaacttggacttcccaagtgcttagtacagtgctctgcacacagtaagcgctcaataaatgcgattgattgattgattactctattttacttgtacatatctattctatttcttttattttgttagtatgtttggttttgttctctgtctcccccttttagactgtgggtagggactgtctctatatgttcccaagcgtgtagtccagtgctctgcacacagtaagcgctcaataaatatgattgattgatttctcccgtGGTGAGCTGGTGGGgtgttttgggtgtttttttttttttttaacctttctgTAGTCCACTAACTCTCGCCCCCATCGCTTCTTTCGTAGAGAGGAAGAAAATCGAATTGTACCAGGAATTGGGTCTCCAAGCCCGAGATTTACGTTTCCAGCATCTAATGAGCATCGCCGCCAGAAACAACAAGATTATCATGAGAATGGAGGTAATCGATCATCTCTAATCATTTCTCCCCTCTCGTATTTTCCCAAAAACTGTAGATCTTGTTGgtaatcaaccccagtgctcagcatagtacttggtacgtagtaagcacttagttattatgagtattattatagagaagcagcgtggctcagtaatcaatcaaccaatcaatcgtatttattgagcgcttactgtgtgcagagcactggactaagcgcttgggaagtacaagttggcaacatagtcggaaagagcccgggctttggagtccgaggtcatgggttcagatcccggctccgcccattgtcagctgggtgactttgggcgagtcacttcacttctctgggcctcagtgacctcatctggaaaatggggactgagactgtgagccccatgagggacaacctgataatcttgtagcctccccagcgcttagaacagtgctttgcacatagtaagcgcttaataaatgccatcattattatctggcctGGTCCTTGTTCAGTGAGATCAAAAGAAGAGCCCCgccgagagaagcggcgtggctcagtgggaagagcccgggcttgggagtcagaggtcatgggttcaaatcccggccccgccacttgtcatctgggtggctttgggcaagtcacttcacttctctgggcctcagtgacctcatctggaaaatgggggtgaagaccgtgagccccacgtgggacaacctgatcaccttggatctaccctgtcagcctgtcagagaagcagcgtggctcagtggaaagagcccgggctttggagtcagaggtcatgggttcaaatcccggctccgccaattgccagctgggtgactttgggcaagtcacttcacttctctgggcctcagtgacctcatctgtcaaatggggatgaagaccgtgagccccccgtgggacaacctgatcaccttgtaaccttcccagcgcttagaacagtgctttgcacatagtaagcgcttaataaatgccattattattattattattaaagtacagaGACGTACCGAAAGCCACCCCATCGGGAACGAAGACTGGGAACCTGATTCCCTGGCATCTCCCAGcggctggcgcatagtaagcgcttaacggacgcCGTCcttagtgtcaatcaatcaatcgtatttattgagcacttactgtgtgcagagcactggactaagcgcttgggaagtacaatttggcaacaatcattcattgtcacatttattgagcgcttactgtgtgcagagcactgtactaagcacttgggaagtgcaagttggcaacatatagagacggtcccgacccaacagcaggctcacagtctaaaagtcatcatcatcaatcgtatttattgagctcttcctgtgtgcagagcactggactaagcacttgggaagtacaagttggcaacaatcattcattcattcacatttactgagcacttactgtgtgcagagcactgtactaagcgcttgggaagtgcaagttggcaacatatagagacagtcccgacccaacagcgggctcagagtctaaaagtcatcatcatcatcatcaatcgtatttattgagctcttcctgtgtgcagagcactggactaagcataagcacttgggaagtacaagttggcaacaatcattcattcattcacatttactgagctcttactgtgtgcagagcactgtactaagcgcttgggaagtgcaagttggcaacatatagagacggtcccgacccaacggggggctcacagtctaaaagtcgtcatcatcatcatcaatcgtatttattgagcgcttactgtgtgcagagcactggactaagcgcttgggaagtgcaagttggcaacatatagagacggtcccgacccaacagcgggctcacagtctaaaagtcatcatcatcagtcgtatttattgagcgcttacagtgtgcagagcactgtactaagcgcttgggacgtgcaagttggcaacatatagagacagtcccgacccaacagggggctcacagtctaaaagtcatcatcatcatcaatcgtatttattgagtgcctcctatgtgcagagcactgcactaagcgcttggcaagtgcaagttggcaacatatagagacggtcccgacccaacagcgggctcacagtcatcatcatcatcatcaatcgtatttattgagcgcttactgtgtgcagagcactgtaccgagcgctcgggacgtgcaagttggcaacatatagagacggtcccgacccaacagcgggctcccagtctaaaagccgTTAGCACAAGTGCGCGGCCGCCGCCCGTGGtgaccccctcctccgcctccctgtTCTCTTGCAGTCCTTGAAGGCTGTGATAACCCCAGAATATCTTCTGCTACTAGATCACCGCCACGTCCAGCCGGAACCGTGGCTGTTCCGCGACCTGCCAGCCCAGCTGGCCCTGGAGGGCCAGCTCCTCACCGCCTCCTTGCCCTTTGAGTTCAGAGCCACGGAGGCCCTGCTGCAGTATCGGGTCAGTGCGGGGCGGTTACCGCAGCGCTCAAACCGCGTGCGGGCCACTGGACCGAGCGCTCCCCGTCCAGGGGGACGGGCGAGGGCCGACGTTGTGGCGGGGGGGCCGTGGTGTCCATTAGGTGGGCGCCTTGCGGGGGAAACTGAGCGCCTTGCAGCCCCTGATCCTGGAGACGCTGGAGGCCCTGGTGGACCCCAAACATTCGTCGGTGGACCGCAGCAAGCTGCACGTCCTGCTGCAGAACGGCAAGAGGTGAGCCTTTTTTTAGTTttcttctccgcctcccccttctagactgtaagcccactgtcgggtcgggaccgtctctatacgttgccagcttggacttcccaagcgcttagtgcagtgctctgcccacaggaagcgctcagtcaatacgattgattgagccccgACGTCTCCTTGGACGGCACTCGGGCCGTCCGGCCGAAACGGGGCCCGGGTTGGGATGCtccctccatcaatcagtcgtatttattgagcgcttacggtgcgcagagcactggactaaacgctcgccCCTTCCTCAGCCTGTCCGAACTTGAGACGGATATTAAAGTCTTCAAAGAGTCCATCCTGGACATCCTGGATGAGGAGGAGCTGATGGAAGAGCTCTGCTTGACCAAACGGACGGATCCCGCGGCGGCGTGAGTGGTCTCCCGTCCGGtcgctggggagggggccggccgcTGTGGGGGaatcggggggcagaggggtgcccCCCaactcgttcattcatccattcgatcgcgtttattgagcgcttactgtgtgtggaactgcCCATCCGAAGTTCCCCCCCGGAGCCGGGCGTGACCGGGATCAACCGCCGGGCCGGCCTCTCTCTCCCGCTCCGGTGCCTCCACTTGGCCTTCTTTTGTCcgtcgtggtgtttgttaagcgctcaccgcgTGGCAGACACCGTACtgaggtcggacacggtcccaaACGGAGCtcccggccttaatccccattttacagatgagggacccgaggcagagaagcaaagtgacacgctagaacccagggccttctgaatcccaggccccagcctctatccaccgggccaccGGTTTTTTTCCGAAGGCAGCCggcgtgtctagagaagcagcgtggctcagtgggtagagcccgggctttggagtcggaggtcatgggttcaaatcccggctccgctgtgggacttcgggcaagtcacttcacttctctgggcctcagttccctcacctggaaaatggggatgaagactgtgagccccccaagggacaacctgatcacctcgtaacctccccagcgcttagaacagtgcttcgcacgtagtaagcgccgtcaaaaaaaaaaaagagtgtggCCCGGGCGTGGGTGGTGGCAACCTGCCTCCCGTGTCCCCCGTCCAGGGCGGGGAGCAGAGGCGGGATCGACCACGCCGAAGAGATGGAGCTGCTGCTGGACAACTACTACCGGCTGGCGGAAGACCTGGCCAACCAGGCTCGCGAGCTGCGGGTCCTGATCGACGACTCGGAGAGCGTCATCTTCATCAACCTGGACAGGTCCGCGGGGCTCGGCGCAGAgcgcccgggggaggacgggagcCTCCGCTCGAATGCCGGGGGCGGATCCCTCCGTTAGGGTGGGGATTGGGccgggaagaggaaggggcatcCCAACACTGGGATTCCCGGCGATGTTGGACCACGCGGCCTGATCCCGGCCGGCCGTCCTCCCCTCCAGCCACCGGAACGTGATGATGCGGCTGAACCTGCAGCTGACCATGGGCACCTTCTCCCTCTCGCTCTTCGGCCTCATCGGCGTGGCCTTCGGCATGAACCTGGAgtcctccctggaggaggtgagggccaGCCGGACGCTCGGAAGTGACTCCGGCCCCCGGCTGGAGGCTGGTGGCTCCGGGCTGGGCCGGGCCCTGGACAAACCGCTctcctcccttccgcgtcgccctcccctcggcccctcgGCGCTTCATccgtaattcaatcaatcagtcgtattgattgagcgcttactgtgtgcagagcgcttggaaagtccaagttggcaacatatagagacggtccctacccaccagtgggctcacagtctagaaaggggagacagacaacaaaaccaaacatactaacaaaataaaataaatagatatgtacaagtaagataaataatttcctaatgcccatctccccctctagacggtaagatcgaggcgggcagggaacacatctgccgaCTCTGTGTGGTGTGggaccctcccaagggctcagtacagtgctctgcacgcagtgagcgctcagtaaatacgaccgaggGGTGGAGGAGACGGTCACTGAGATGACTTACAgataggcaggaggagataggggtCCGTcagtaataatgacgatgagGATGAtaccgttaagcgcttattatgtgttaagcgcttatcaggttggacacagcccctgtcccacatggggctcacagtcttaatttttagactgtgagcccactgttgggtagggactgtctctaaatgttgccaacttggacttcccaagcgcttagtacagtgctctgcacacagtaagcgctcaataaatatgattgatgatgatggtgatggagagTCTCTGGGGCGGGAGACAGtggaagcttttagactgtgagcccactgtcgggttgggaccgtctctatatgttgccaacttgtacttcccaagcgcttagtccagtgctgtgcacacagtaagcgctcaataaatgtgattgattgattgattaatccccatttccccattggaagcagcatggctcagtggaaagagcccgggctttggagtcagaggtcatgggttcaaacgccggctcctcccgttgtcagctgggtgacttcgggcaagtcacaatcaatcaatcgtatttattgagcgcttactgtgtgcagagcactgtactaagcgcttgggaagtccaagttggcaacatagagagacggtccctacccaacagcgggctcacagtctaaaaggggaagtcccttctctgggcctcagttccctcatctggaaaacggggatgaaaaccgtgagccccccgtgggacagcctgatcaccttgtaaccgccccagcacgtagtaagcgcttagtaaatgccgtcgtcattattattattacacgttaatcgggctggatgcagtccgtgtcccacgtggggctcgcggtcttaatccccgttgtatagttgaggaaactgaggcccggagaagtgaggtgacctgccctcGTAGTCCTCACGTGGTGGGCTGTGTGAGGAGCGACGGGGTGGGGGCTCGGAGGAGATGAGTCGGGGCGGGAATTGGGCTTCCGGGAAGCGCCCCGGCCTCCGAGGGACCGGCCGGCGGGGACGCGCCCCGACTGacggcctccccctcctcctcctcctcctcctccgttgcAGGACCACCGCGTCTTCTGGCTGGTCACGGGGATCATGTTCATGGGGAGCGGCCTTATCTGGAGGCGCCTGCTGTCGTTCCTCGGCCGCCACCTCGAAGCGCCGCCACCCCCGGCGGTAGGTGGCACGGTGGTGGCGGGCGCGCGGGGGGCATCGGGGCCGTGCCCGGGCAACCCGGGTCGCCGAGGAGACCGGGCAAAATGGCCCAGGCCTTGCGTGGACCCCGTATCTGCTCAGAAATGGCTTCCGggtggcacaataataataataataatgataatggcatttgttaagcgcttactatgcgcaaagcgccgttctaagcgctggggaggttccaaggtgatcagggtgtcctacagggggctcacagtcttaatccccattttacagatgagggaactgaggcacagagaataataataataatggcatttgttaagcgcttactatgtgcaaagcaccgttgtaagcgctggggaggttccagggtgatcaggttgtcctacagggggctcacagtcttaatccccattttacagatgaggggactgaggcccagagaagaagaataataataatggcatttgttaagcgcttactatgtgcgaagcactgttctaagcgctggggaggttccaaggtgatcaggttgtcctacagggggctcacagtcttaatccccattttacaggtgaggtaactgaggcacagagaagaatagtaataataataataatggcatttgttaagcgcttactatgtgcaaagcactgtttgttgtccgacagggggctcacagtcttaatccccattttacagatgagggaactgaggcacagagaagaagaataataataataatggcatttgttaagcgctgactatgcgcaaagcactgttctaagcgctggggaggttccaaggtgatcaggttgtcctacagggggctcacagtcttaatccccattttacagatgagggaactgaggcacagagaataataataataataataatggcatttgttaagcgcttactatgcgcaaagcactgttgtaagcgctggggaggttccaaggtgatcaggttgtcctacagggggctcacagtcttaatccccattttacagatgagggaactgaggcacagagaataataataataataataatggcatttgttaagcgcttactatgcgcaaagcactgttgtaagcgctggggaggttccaaggtgatcaggttgtcctacagggggctcacagtcttaatccccattttacagatgagggaactgaggcacagagaagaagaataataataataatggcatttgttaagcgctgactat
This sequence is a window from Tachyglossus aculeatus isolate mTacAcu1 chromosome X2, mTacAcu1.pri, whole genome shotgun sequence. Protein-coding genes within it:
- the MRS2 gene encoding magnesium transporter MRS2 homolog, mitochondrial, encoding MGSVAGLLLLLLRGPPNVGGPVRGLWGATLSARTARTDARRPHVTRELLRLSSSDATQATLASVAPVFAVTKFDKNGNVTSYERKKIELYQELGLQARDLRFQHLMSIAARNNKIIMRMESLKAVITPEYLLLLDHRHVQPEPWLFRDLPAQLALEGQLLTASLPFEFRATEALLQYRVGALRGKLSALQPLILETLEALVDPKHSSVDRSKLHVLLQNGKSLSELETDIKVFKESILDILDEEELMEELCLTKRTDPAAAAGSRGGIDHAEEMELLLDNYYRLAEDLANQARELRVLIDDSESVIFINLDSHRNVMMRLNLQLTMGTFSLSLFGLIGVAFGMNLESSLEEDHRVFWLVTGIMFMGSGLIWRRLLSFLGRHLEAPPPPAMPSLPKRTLRDVRDGERKNGPRTEGTGSSRSFLAPR